A stretch of the Pongo pygmaeus isolate AG05252 chromosome 16, NHGRI_mPonPyg2-v2.0_pri, whole genome shotgun sequence genome encodes the following:
- the EMC4 gene encoding ER membrane protein complex subunit 4 isoform X2 has product MTAQGGLVANRGRRFKWAIELSGPGGGSRGRSDRGSGQGDSLYPVGYLDKQVPDTSVQETDRILVEKRCWDIALGPLKQIPMNLFIMYMAGNTISIFPTMMVCMMAWRPIQALMAISAKNGVQWWRTAFVNMRKQRLVPMYLGLIYTFFKPSGSSAYP; this is encoded by the exons ATGACGGCCCAGGGGGGCCTGGTGGCTAACCGAGGCCGGCGCTTCAAGTGGGCCATTGAGCTAAGCGGGCCTGGGGGAGGCAGCAG GGGTCGAAGTGACCGGGGCAGTGGCCAGGGAGACTCGCTCTACCCAGTCGGTTACTTGGACAAGCAAGTGCCTGATACCAGCGTGCAAGAGACAGACCGGATCCTGGTGGAGAAG cGCTGCTGGGACATCGCCTTGGGTCCCCTCAAACAGATTCCCATGAATCTCTTCATCATGTACATGGCAGGCAATACTATCTCCATCTTCCCTACTATGATGGTGTGTATGATGGCCTGGCGACCCATTCAGGCACTTATGGCCATTTCAGCCA agaatggagttcagtggtggaGGACTGCTTTTGTGAACATGAGAAAGCAGCGCCTGGTCCCTATGTATTTGGGTCTTATTTACACCTTCTTTAAGCCCAGTGGCTCCTCAGCATACCCTTAA
- the EMC4 gene encoding ER membrane protein complex subunit 4 isoform X3 yields MNLFIMYMAGNTISIFPTMMVCMMAWRPIQALMAISATFKMLESSSQKFLQGLVYLIGNLMGLALAVYKCQSMGLLPTHASDWLAFIEPPERMEFSGGGLLL; encoded by the exons ATGAATCTCTTCATCATGTACATGGCAGGCAATACTATCTCCATCTTCCCTACTATGATGGTGTGTATGATGGCCTGGCGACCCATTCAGGCACTTATGGCCATTTCAGCCA CTTTCAAGATGTTAGAAAGTTCAAGCCAGAAGTTTCTTCAGGGTTTGGTCTATCTCATTGGGAACCTGATGGGTTTGGCATTGGCTGTTTACAAGTGCCAGTCCATGGGACTGTTACCTACACATGCATCGGATTGGTTAGCCTTCATTGAGCCCCCTGAG agaatggagttcagtggtggaGGACTGCTTTTGTGA
- the EMC4 gene encoding ER membrane protein complex subunit 4 isoform X1, with product MTAQGGLVANRGRRFKWAIELSGPGGGSRGRSDRGSGQGDSLYPVGYLDKQVPDTSVQETDRILVEKRCWDIALGPLKQIPMNLFIMYMAGNTISIFPTMMVCMMAWRPIQALMAISATFKMLESSSQKFLQGLVYLIGNLMGLALAVYKCQSMGLLPTHASDWLAFIEPPERMEFSGGGLLL from the exons ATGACGGCCCAGGGGGGCCTGGTGGCTAACCGAGGCCGGCGCTTCAAGTGGGCCATTGAGCTAAGCGGGCCTGGGGGAGGCAGCAG GGGTCGAAGTGACCGGGGCAGTGGCCAGGGAGACTCGCTCTACCCAGTCGGTTACTTGGACAAGCAAGTGCCTGATACCAGCGTGCAAGAGACAGACCGGATCCTGGTGGAGAAG cGCTGCTGGGACATCGCCTTGGGTCCCCTCAAACAGATTCCCATGAATCTCTTCATCATGTACATGGCAGGCAATACTATCTCCATCTTCCCTACTATGATGGTGTGTATGATGGCCTGGCGACCCATTCAGGCACTTATGGCCATTTCAGCCA CTTTCAAGATGTTAGAAAGTTCAAGCCAGAAGTTTCTTCAGGGTTTGGTCTATCTCATTGGGAACCTGATGGGTTTGGCATTGGCTGTTTACAAGTGCCAGTCCATGGGACTGTTACCTACACATGCATCGGATTGGTTAGCCTTCATTGAGCCCCCTGAG agaatggagttcagtggtggaGGACTGCTTTTGTGA